The sequence TCCTATAGGCATTTTACTCTAGCTATTTCACTCAGCTAATCTGAGTTAAGAGAAATTAGCTGAGTGAGATAACTGGAGATAAAAACCTGCTGGCCAGCAGCATCTCCATCCTGTTCAGTGTGACTTCAAAGCAAACATCTCCAGCTTTCCTCCACCGTCAATAGTCAGAAGGGCTCATTCAGAATTCTCAACATCTTGCCTCCTCCTACCaaggaaaataaaatgaatagtCATGTCCTTAGATAGTGTGAGAAGAATAAAATGGAGTTGTATGGAGCAGTGTGTTAAAGCTGTGAAGGTGATTCAGTTAGAACTGATATTCTAACTCATGGCCCTCTAGCTCATTGAATTGGACACCCCTGTTGCAGAGGTGTTTATTTCAATCACTTTCTAGACTTTTACAGATTGGATTGTGTACGCATACTATGTTGAACATCtagaatatgttttaaaagttgggTAAATGTAACCTACTGCCAGATCCGATGCTAACCTGTACCAAGTGACTTTTGGAAGTGTTGTGATGCACCTGAACTTGTTGGTCGGTTTGCATGGGGACAGAGTGGATATAGAGGGGGACCTCCAAGCTTCCTAAACTGTCTCACTGTTCTTTAATCTCcgtgctgaccttccttcaggtgtgtaaactgatactcttagggttgctgcCCTCATTGCCTGCTCCACCCTTTTTCTTTCCCccaccttgggagaggagacatctttcctttctcTTTGTGCTGAGATCAAAGAAGTAAgcatggctctttgcatctccaactctagttagctagaactacAGTTTTCTTTTAAGTATCCATTTCCTATAATACACTAAGCTGTCTTATTTTCCATGACAAAACTCTTTGTGTGAATGAAATCAAAGGGAAGTCTTCAATATACAGCCACCTTCCAAGCTGTGTGTACCAGCTAAGgttggaatcctctccttttttacattttgtttttaagtgtggccctctgatggttgttaatgatccaattcctttttttctgatatattttcattttttctgatctccccttttttttttttttgctttgtagaGAATTATCTATTATTATAATAGCTATTTATTCATGAACctccactggtatcgatctttattctgaatgAACTCTGTAACAAtttcctgtttacattccttttcaagtgcactgcagagcaaaTAATCAAATCAGTGTCTTCTCTCCTGCTGCTTACAGTCAACACGTCATTCCCCCAGCTATTTTCTATCTGTTGAAGAACTCACATAGAAAGTGGAGctataaaagtatcactcacactatcgatgatttcaaagtgaattgttttttaaaaaaggaatagaaAAAAAGGAATCAGAAACCAGAtgcggagagttgctacttcaaaattctgtctgcaaagatagagaatatcagaaataataattaatctgatggcaaatccgaAAAATGTttactgcagaaatggagcccatcactAGTACTAACTCTGCTTACTTAATCCAACAGTGACAATTTCCCAAGGACCTAGCATGGGAAGTGACAATTTCCTTCTAGCACCAGGATAATTCTGTGCCAAATAAGAGGGAGGTAGAGATGTTGGAAGGCCACCCCCTTTTACCAggatgctttgttgttgttatgtgccttaaagtcgattatgacttatggcgaccctatgaatcagcgacctccaatagcatctgtcgtgaaccaccctgttcagatcttgtaagttcaggtctgtggcttcctttatggaatcaatccatctcttgtttggccttcctctttttctactcccttctgtttttcccagcattattgtcttttctagtaccAGGATGCTACTTTACCTACTATACTGCAAATGTTGGGTTGTATCATCACAGCTGAAGAGGGAAGACAGGATTGGCCCACTCTTCAATCTGTCTTAGTAAAGATTGGTGAAGATGCAATGGtgtacatcagggatgggaaacatgtgtccctccagaagttgctagactacagctcccattattcctgaccactgggcatgatggctggtgctgatgggggttgtagtccaacaacatctggacaaaatttaagaaaaaacaaattaacagtgcaatcttattcatttttactctgaagtaaatcccactgtataCAGTGGGTTTTACTATCTGTTAAGTATGTTCAGCCAGATTTACAGCCTGAGTAATCTGGCAGCCAAGTCCAAACAACATTTActcacagaaataaatctcatggATTTCAATGTAACTTGCATCCAAATAAAAACTAAGCATATTTAGGATTTCTCATTCAcaggaagtaagcctcactggacagattttaacttggattctgcactgagcagggggttggactcgatggccttataggccccttccaactctactgttccatgattctatgagatCTACACTATGGTTAAACTGCTTTATTAGTATTCTCTTTCTTCAGGGAATAGTAGTCCAGGCGATGGTAGTTATGTATTTTGAAGTTGAATTGTATTCTTGGCACTGATACTAACAGTTTCCAAAATTCTAATTTGGGGTGTGGTAGAATGAGTCAAAGTGGTATAAAACCATATcgttccccctccccaaagagaTGCCTCCTCTGAGTTTAATGGAATTAACTTCGAGGAAACAgtatttaggattgcaacctaaatctaTATATACAGAAactatgcttttaaccctttatGAAACTGAACTTTGCAActccatttttttattttcttaaagcaaGAAATGTCTTTTCAAATTTAATTTTTACTCATTTTCCTTCAGCCACTGGACAGGGGAATCTGTCTCGTATGTATGTATTTGCTGTTTGAAGGAATCTAAACTACCAGTATTCAACTGATGAAGATGTTTTGAAATTGGTGTGCAAACATCCATGGTGGTCTTCTGAGAAAGTAAGAGGAATGTGTCAAGTTCCCTTTCTGGTCCTTCAAGCTTTCCCATCAAGCATCTCCAACTGCTTGAGTGAAAATTACTAAGAAgctgagaatggatggagcaCTCAGTCAATTGAAATAAATCTGATGTTTACACAAGGTATGCTTTATATTGCACGTTGATCTGTCATGCTGTGAGAACTtcaggagaggggggagaagacAGAATGGAATCCTGCCAGACTTGAAATGTTATGGAGCAGAAACAGTGACAATGGCCTTAAAGTAATTATTTTGTAGCCTATTTGATTGCAAAAAGGAAGGAACAGTTTTTGATCTGCCTTAGATAAGCCGAGGACTTCAGAAGAAAGTTCAGTGGCACTTTCACACTTTCATTTATCTTCCCTTGCCCCATAGGTTGGGGATGAGCAGACTGGAATGcaatttttaacaaaaatataaCTAGTTGGGGAAATATTAAGAAGCTTCATCTCCATTCCAGTCCTCTACTGCACAGTGCAGCCTCTATAACTGTactttataaaataatatattagaGTGAAACTACATACATCAGAACTGAGCATAATATGTAGTTTTGCCCTTTAGCTTTAATCCTGCTAACATTTACTTGAGAATAAttttcactgaactcagtgggacatgcTTTTGAGTAAACTGCATGGGATTAGATTGTTAGGATCCATTCTACAGATCTCTTTGTTAATAAAATGTGATTACAATTTTGGTTGTATGTTTATCTAATGGCCAGAATAGCCATTGAAATGACCACACACCTCCATTTCATATTACTGGTTGTTATGGGGGCAGGCGGGCAGGCAAATGTCCCTCTTGAGATGGCCTCCTGCTGGCCACTGAACATGTGGACTGGTGGGAGACCTGCTGTCAGTATCCCTGCCAGCAAAGTCCCGTGGGAAGTCCTGAAACAGGATGTTCTGGAGGCATGGCTGAGTCAGCCTGAGTTCTGCTGGACCCCAAGCCAGTCTCATAGGCATCACTGGCTGGGATTGGGCCTGAAGCAGACCTGATTGTCCTGCGTGTGCTTGCCTTCTGCTGGGGCTGCAGAGAACAGCAGGGCTGAAGATGTGCTAGTGGCTCCATCGGTCCACAGAGCTGCAGTAGGGTCTTTGGACTGAGCCTTTAGAGCCTAGCTAGAAGACCTGGGAGGTAATCTCGTCCAACTTTGTTTTCCTTGCAGGAATGAAAGTAAGATTAAAGTTCTTCAGATAATATTAATCACAGAAACTTGGCCAAATAAAAACAACTCAGAATAAAAAtattgcacaataaaaaggaaaactgaataaaatatgtttttgacCAATGGTAATGCTAATTCTGTTTGGTGCAGCAGTGAAGTTTGCCACCACAGACATTAAAACACTTTAGCATGTTGTTGCTACAGCATGTTAAGAATGCTTCAgtttcattgaaataaatgggacctgACAGCTTACTCTGCACTGTTACAATTCTGAACAGCATTGGTTCATTCAGCTACAGTTTACTGATCAACACCTGAACACAAGAGAGCCCCTTAAGTCTCCTCAAGGGGTTGTATCCATACAGTTAAGGTTTCTGCCTTTATGTTCAAACAGTAGTTTTTTGGTGTCATGCTTTCAAACTATGTCTGAAAGGTTCTTGAATTTCTAGGGCCATTTGTGAAGTGGTATGATGTCCTATTAAGAGAATCAAGAGCTCTACGGCAACATGAAGCTCTCATTGTGTGGTGCTCTGGTTTGTAATAGTGCTGTGCTGGAAATTGCTTCTGCATTTGTTTCAACCATTCTTCAACCATAAGACaagaaactgcattcaaaaattctCAAAGGGGAGTGGGGGAAGCAGTGAACTTCTCATGGGTGGGATGCAGGGGTTTTGCTGTTCTTAACTTACTCttgaggtggccaaggggtgTTTATGGGtgtcctttcattctacaaattactgatttatgacatttatatactacttaatcattcacatttctaagcagcATTCTTGAAAACAAGCCATACAGATAATGAAACAATAAGAATTGATCATAAAATCAaaaactaccttaaaatgcctgcggGAAAAAGAGAGTCTTAGTCATGGtgactgaagttcagcaaggaggatgCCTgtttaatctcagttgggagtATTACAAATCTTCTCATGAGTGGTCTACACTCAACCTTTCTGAGTTGGagtgcccccccccaactgccctaacaacagaaacaagataCATGTAATGTGATAATGCACTTCATGTATTGTCTACTTGGCCCTGTGATGATGAATTTAAAACTAATGGCATTAAAATGTCCAAGTTATTTAAAGAGAGGTGTAGCACCTTATAcaaggtggcattcaatgctagtccaactcagagtagaccactgaatttaatggacaTGTCTAATTTATGCTcatgaatttcaatggatctactctgaggacttagttgaatacaactcataatGTTGCTCTTTATTTAGGActatatccaatgctagtcctactcagagcagacccaggatcagtctcaggacaaGATGCTGGAAACCCTAGTTGGGAGCCATGTGGTGGGTTCCCCTGGAAAAGCAAAAGTCAGCTCCCACAAATactcctaccagggagtaagcactccgcATGGACTGGCATTGAAATTATTTTACTCCATTGGCCTATTGACTAGCGGAAATTTTGCATGGATTGGGACCTGAGGGAGTGCCCTGAATGGAAGGATGACACATAAGTCTCCCCCCCAAGCTCCTTCTCCGCCACGCACCCGGAACACCCCATTTTCAGTCCTTCCGCTGACTTTCCATCTGCTGAGCTGGGCTTCTTCAgaggacccctggctgagccagcagggttccAGTGGCACCGTGGCTGAGCTGAGAGGAGGGGCTTCTGCCGGCAGAGCCTGGCggtgctgggagcctgccagctcggCCGGGGGTCTGCCTCATCCAACTCCCCCTAGCCCAGCACAAGTattagttggattgtgccctaggttcattaatttgaatgggtctactctgaataggactagcattggatataaccctaaCATACACTAAaaattatgtttatatatttttaaaagctatttcAGGAATTACCtacatttaaatatattaattatgaaatatattaaaaatgctCATTTCCTGCCACATTCAGACATGCTATAATATTTATAGTTTTTCCTTTATTCATACATTTAGGTTTTTAAATTTCTTTGTTTGATTCTATAATCCAAACCTTGACTTTGAAGTCATTGATCAAAAACTACCATTGTTCATCATATACAATAACTCTGCCAGAGGTCTGGCAACCTTGATGAAAACAATCTTATGATCACAAAAGAACAAGTTTGAAAGAGGACATGAAACCAAAAGATGTGTACATCAAGCAACCATGGAGCAAGAGATTTCACCCTTTAATCAAAACCCTCCTTGTGAATGGCTAACCATTTTTCCAACCATGCAGATCCTTTAATTGGAAAATTGCTAATGAAGACAACCCTAAACATGTCCTGAAAAAGAGTGCTGGCCAATTGCTGAAGACAAAGAGAAGTTGATGCTCTATTTTCAACAGCTGATGTAGAGCAGCCTATTGATGCTTAACAAGAAATACAAAAAGGAAGCCAAACTGAGAAGTTATTTTTTTGTGATTTCACTTACAGAAGCATTACAGCATGGCAGAAGTGGGCTGAtttcagtttttttgttttactaAAATCTCCATGGTACATGGATACGGTTTTGAATTTACATAGCCAGCTCACATAGTCAGGATCTCTTAGTAGTAACTAATCTGTATTTTCAAAGGGAAGTTgttttagtctgttgcagcaaaaccaacagttttgtggcaccttaccTGGGAATGTCCTATTAAACTGAATAAGTTACTGCTGTCTAGATATACTTAGGACTGTTTTGTTAAAGACTAACCTTatgacataatgcatttttgagcattaaggtgccacaagcctTGTTTTTAATCTATATTTAGTGATTCTGAGTATGTATTTTTGCTCAAGAAGGGTCTTTTTTCTTTACTTATTTAATATTAAGATCCATGTGACCcattattcccctcccccaagaattCCAGCAACCCAAAAGTAAACTTCCAATATGTAGTGAGTTCTGGTAAGTCCACAATCATCTGCCCACATCCACTTTATAGAATATATACAGAATACAGGCCTGGGAAGTGGGTCCATCAAAGTAGACTATTAATATGACAGATACAGGCAGTAGAAGCTGGTCCATGAGATCAAAcggggacactgccccaccaacctcggcCTGCCTCCACCTGCCTTCCATCATACTTACGGTCTGTCcgctttctcttcctcccttaGTCTCAGGATTGCCCCTATAGACTTCAGCAGGGAAGTGGAttagaactagaattagttgtcttTGGCTGCTCCTCCAATGTACTGTTTGAGCATTGCAGTGGGTATATGTGAATGTGAAAACTGTCTGTATAGTAAATCCAGGGATCCAGCTATTATTTGCAGGTGTGGGGGAGGGACAAGCCCCTCTGATGTCTTTTGTATCAGGAGCACTTCACTCAGACAAGTTGTCTTAAATGTTGTGACATTCTGGGAATGCATTTCTGCTTTATGGAACGTGAGGTGTGCATGGGCGTGTCTGCCCACTCCTGACAGAAATGGGACACttatgatcctccagatgttgaactctcaacatccctgacctttggccaggctggctggggctgatgggagttgagagtccagCAGTAAGGGACAGAGGCACAGGTATTAActgtattttgtgtatttttatctattttaatttttgtgtttttttattggTATGGTTTTATTGAGAGCCAccttgagtgccctattttaagatagaagggcaggatagaattttaaaaagtaaatcaatcCCTGCTTTACAAGGAAGGGCTGTGCGCGCGCAAGTGACAGGCACTCATTTAGCACTGGGCGAGGCGTACGCCAAAGATATTCGGGGAACCTCCGAAGTTCAAAAAGTGTGAGAAACGTCAGGAACCATTTCGGCAAAGCCCTTCACTCGTTCTTCAACTTGCCCCGACAGTTCTAACAGCCTGTCCGcgagttgtctctctctctcctcgcCGGGCGGTTTCAGGTTTCCCGTGCGACAGTGGGCGTGGCAAGCTGGCGGCCGTGCCCACTTGGTGTAGTCTGAACACGCGCCCGCGAAGGTTAGACTCCGGCCGGCGCGTCCCCTCAGTCAGCGACGTGCCCCAGGACAGCGAGGGTGCCTTTTCTCTACTCAGCGGAGTCATGGCAACAGGCAATTCGTCTCTGTTGCAACAGCCGGCACTGACCGCTTCGTCGCTCAAAGCGCCCCCTTCGCCAGCTTTGCCCGTGccctcaggggtccctgtgccgCCCTCCTTCCTCCGCCCGCCTAGCCTTTTTGTGCGTGCTGCGGCAGCCGTCGCCGCGGCGGccgcctcctccaccaccaccaccggcaACAACGTCAGCTACTACTCGCAGGCAGCGGCGGGGCCGGAGCGCAGCGTTTGCTACCCGCGCACGCCGAAGTGCGCCCGCTGCCGGAACCACGGCGTGGTGTCGGCACTGAAGGGCCACAAGCGCTTCTGCCGCTGGCGGGACTGTGCGTGCACCAGGTGCGGCCTCATCGCTGAGCGTCAGCGCGTCATGGCCGCCCAGGTGGCGCTGCGCAGGCAACAGGCACAGGAGGAGAACGAGGCCAGCGGGAACAGCAGCCACCACCAGCATTGTGTCGCTACTCGCCGGAGCAGAGAGTCGGCGCTGAGCCTTATGGCGGGCGGCGCAAGCGCAGGAGGAGACCCCGCGTGCAACAGCTGCTACCCGGAGTTCCAGCGTGGGCGAAGAGGTGGGGCTTGCGGGGGCGAATGACGGCAGCAGCTGGGCGGGGGGACCCAGTGACCTCACTGAGATGCTGGTTTTAGAAGATGGTTGAGAAGACGCAAGGGCACAGcgccttccagaaaaaaaatgaaaaaccacaAAGCCATGCTTAATTTGTGCCAGAACTCTGGGGAGAGTTAGGCTTTGATTCTGTTTTCTGTGCAGTAGCCAGTGCGAAGTGAGCGATTTTGGCCATGGtgtttctgagcatgtgcaggatACATTGTGCTCTGAGCTTTTGCAGAATAATGATCACAAACTGTGGGGACGTCTATTAAAAATGTTAAGAACGCATCCATTTTCTTAAgccatatatgcattttatgtcagGGTACTTATGGATGGTCTTGAAGCACAAATAGGTGTCAGCATTTGTTTTTATTGGCATTCCAAACGTGAACAAAAGAAACACCCACACAATCGTGACTTAGGGTGTTGCTTGAGAGAGAATTTAAGGAATTAGGAATAGTTTGTTTTGAATATCTGTTACTGACCTGATACACGTGGATGGAAGAAACCCACTCTCCCCAAGGCTGTTTCAGCAGCAGAGATGTGTGTAACTACTCCTGACATTTAGAACAAGTTGTAGACAGGATTTACTGACCACTGTTATTGACGTCAGTTCATGTTAGTGGGGTTTGCACTGGAAcggtgcttgaaatgtatgcaaacagtgggatataaatttaaatagtgTTATCAGTTCTCACCTTTTTTTTCCATCTCAAATGTATCTACAGAGTAGCAGGTTTCAGTGACACTTATTTCCAAATACATGCTTTAAGACTGTAGCATTTCACTACAATTCATAGCATGGTATATTGAAGAAGCTGAATTGCTAAGGTGTGTTGCAGGTTGGGCCTAAAGCAAAATGGCATTACCTAGCACAGTATGCAGCATTACTGCAAATTTTATGAAGCACATCCATCATGATAAACTGCCATAGTATCAGTGTTGTAAATACTGTTGGTGAATGTATGTCATTCAGCTGAATGTCTAGTTTTGTTTAGGCCAAGTAAATTGGCTCTATAGACTTTGCTTCATACATACAGGCAGTTGTAGTGACTGAAGGAACAACCCATCAGGCAGTTCTCCTATAGAAGTATCATTAAAGTGAAATGGGAGCAGTACTATCGCCCTTATTCATTATGATGGCCTTGATGTGGGTCAGCTTCCCAGAGCTTATGCTAAAGAGATTTGTGGAGGCAGGAGAACACGGTGGACAGGCAATGTGgactatagaattcaaattgtaatacaataaaatgcaatctacaaaaaataaaagaagcaatgaaaatacaattaaaatcatatagcatctagtacAGTTTATTGTAATTGCtactacaggcagaaaaatcattgagtTGTTCATGGGAAAAGACGTTTGGAAACCACTGATGTAGAATATTGCATGTTTCCACTTTATGCTTCCATCTGTAAGAACCTGAATGTATGGGAAGTCCTGCTTGGGTGTCTCCCCATACATGCaaaaataggtgtgtgtgtgtgtgtgtgtgcgtgcgtgcgtgcgtatatatatagatatagtacTGGCTCAATACATGGTAGCTATATCTATGTAGGAAATCCAtcatgtgtgtgtggctgtgttgTTAGTACAACTGGGTTAATTCTTAAGTATGCTAACTCATGAATGAGAGCTTTTCAAAGGGATTGAATAGGATACAGAATACCAGTAAAAACAGATAGTTGTGTGGTCACTTTAATTCCACTACAGTATGCATACCTATGACTGCAGaaggtgtgagtgagagtgtgtgtgtgagagagaagtaTTGGATGTGTCCTAAATACTCATGAGTGTTTGACTCCATGCCTAACTTTCTTTTCTAGAGGAGAAGGTTCAGAAGTATGGCTTCCACTGCAGTGAACAAAGCAGTTCTGTAGCCCATTTACATATACCGTCCCAGAGGTCTTCTGGAGCTACTGGAGACTGTAAAGAGAAGTCCTCTTGCATACATATTTCAGGTAAAGAGATGGCCGTTTGTCCTTCAGGTCCTGATGACTCTTTGAAAGGCACTGACAGTTCAGCATCTCTGTCTTCTTCAGAGATAGAATCAGGGAATGAAAGTGAACGTCTGAAGGACTTTGTTGTCTCCAATACCAGCGCCTCTTCTACTGCTTCTCCTACTTCTGGTGCTTCAAGACGCAGAGACCCACTCGATATCCTTACCAAGGTCTTTCCAAATCACAAACAGAGTAGATTAGAGAGAGTTCTGCAATTCTGCAAAGGAGATATAGTCCAAGCCATAGAGCAGATACTGAATGTGAATGAGCATAAGCAAGAACTCAGACAGCTTGCAGCCTCACCACTGCCAGTATGCAATATCCTCCAGCAGTCCTCTGATTTTAGTCTCCTAGGAGTAGATGTCAGAGCACTTGGGAATAAATCAGCATTTTCTCCTCTACAAACCAGTCCAACTTCCTTTGGAAGTGAAGTGAGTCTTTATGGTCTAAGTCCTAGACTTGGAATTGGACCTTTGAGAGTGGCATACTCCCCTCCAGGAAGAGCTTTACCTGGATTGATATCGCCGTACTTAAGAACTGGACTGTTTCCTACCTTGCCTTTTCACCCAGCGATGGACTATTCCTTTTCAGGAGTGATCAAAGATGCATCCTATTTCCCCAATAAAGACACAATTGTCAGTAGCACAATTTACACCAGGCTAAATGAAGAAAACAAATAGCATCTTGATAAAATCTTCATTTTTGTAGTACTTGTTGAAGTGGGTTGTCTCTTAATTTTAAAGCCCAAGTTTCAAAGGTACTTTCTGCTAATAAAGGGCTAATAAGTAAAAAGAACAAAgaatcttgtagcaccttaaagactagcaaaGACTCTTTGGTCTTCTTGCTGCAATAGACTAACACTGCTACCCCTCTGGACCTAGCTAATCAGTAGTTTCCAgtcctgtttattttattttatttttttaaaaatagattttaatGAGATTCTTCATTTGAACATGGAACAGTATGAAAGGTGAGAAAATTTCAGAATATCAGTTGTTAAAGAGCATTTAAAATTAGCGCTGGTTTTAAATATGAGCTTTTGTATACATACTGTATATTCAGTGTTCATGCTTTTGGGGAAGAAAAAACTAAGTGACATTTAAGAGGCTGTGAGTGAAAATCTAAGTTGAAATTTGGAGGAAACCCAATAAATAATTGAACTCCCTTTTGTCTTTTCCTAGATATTTGATATGTTCATGTTTTTGATTTA is a genomic window of Rhineura floridana isolate rRhiFlo1 chromosome 1, rRhiFlo1.hap2, whole genome shotgun sequence containing:
- the DMRTA1 gene encoding doublesex- and mab-3-related transcription factor A1 — encoded protein: MATGNSSLLQQPALTASSLKAPPSPALPVPSGVPVPPSFLRPPSLFVRAAAAVAAAAASSTTTTGNNVSYYSQAAAGPERSVCYPRTPKCARCRNHGVVSALKGHKRFCRWRDCACTRCGLIAERQRVMAAQVALRRQQAQEENEASGNSSHHQHCVATRRSRESALSLMAGGASAGGDPACNSCYPEFQRGRREEKVQKYGFHCSEQSSSVAHLHIPSQRSSGATGDCKEKSSCIHISGKEMAVCPSGPDDSLKGTDSSASLSSSEIESGNESERLKDFVVSNTSASSTASPTSGASRRRDPLDILTKVFPNHKQSRLERVLQFCKGDIVQAIEQILNVNEHKQELRQLAASPLPVCNILQQSSDFSLLGVDVRALGNKSAFSPLQTSPTSFGSEVSLYGLSPRLGIGPLRVAYSPPGRALPGLISPYLRTGLFPTLPFHPAMDYSFSGVIKDASYFPNKDTIVSSTIYTRLNEENK